The following coding sequences lie in one Miscanthus floridulus cultivar M001 chromosome 9, ASM1932011v1, whole genome shotgun sequence genomic window:
- the LOC136480432 gene encoding F-box/LRR-repeat protein 13-like — protein sequence MSQGSEAARSKRKTADGSTDRPSGLPEGLLLDLLSFLPSRDAVRTCVLAHRWRNLWKEVPALRITPATTSRYCGASALNRFVNDLLFFRNRLPLHVAEFSSYGGDNFDEAVQYLELWIRYSSSCPVAKLSVTSHDKYQRWLLPKGLITSEHLTALQLTRVKTQDDLDFSSCVSLKAKASEDD from the coding sequence ATGTCTCAGGGGAGTGAGGCCGCGAGGAGCAAGAGGAAGACTGCGGATGGAAGTACAGACCGACCCAGTGGGCTCCCAGAAGGTCTGCTGCTGGACCTTTTGTCCTTCCTTCCATCGAGGGACGCAGTGCGGACGTGTGTGCTTGCCCACCGCTGGCGCAACCTGTGGAAGGAGGTGCCTGCTCTCCGCATCACCCCTGCCACCACGTCGAGGTACTGTGGCGCGAGTGCCCTGAACAGGTTCGTCAACGACCTGCTGTTCTTCCGCAACCGGTTACCTCTCCATGTGGCCGAATTCAGCTCCTATGGAGGTGACAATTTTGATGAGGCTGTCCAGTATTTGGAGCTTTGGATTCGCTACAGTTCATCATGCCCAGTTGCCAAACTCTCTGTCACCAGCCACGATAAATATCAACGCTGGCTGCTTCCCAAGGGACTTATCACCTCGGAGCACCTGACAGCACTTCAGCTTACCCGGGTCAAGACACAGGACGATCTGGATTTCTCAAGTTGTGTGTCTCTAAAGGCTAAAGCATCTGAAGATGACTGA
- the LOC136483188 gene encoding uncharacterized protein: MSPSLKRLMMAQSHFIGYARTQMYASNLIILLLVDCMGMTPLLVSMPYLVEAFIRLGYCNDFCKHSYEIGDCGDESCWGCQFYEDNYGNNNCILLHGLSSCTNLELTAATAPFIFRKDLTRCPVFSKLKTLLLNEWCITNNLGALICFLQHSPVLEKLIIQFEPPEIHERLVEIGASYDLRKQSLVLKDLNVEVRCDDGDERVHKVLDVLGSYGLFPEKFKIQRPPKLTRA, translated from the exons ATGTCCCCGTCACTAAAGCGTCTCATGATGGCACAATCTCACTTCATTGGGTATGCCCGTACCCAAATGTATGCCTCAAATCTCATTATCCTTCTGTTAGTTGACTGTATGGGAATGACTCCATTGCTCGTGAGCATGCCGTACCTAGTGGAGGCATTTATCAGACTTGGATACTGCAATGATTTTTGTAAACATAGTTATGAGATTGGTGATTGCGGGGATGAGTCATGTtggggatgccagttctatgagGACAACTATGGAAACAATAATTGCATTCTTCTTCATGGTTTGTCAAGCTGTACAAATCTGGAGTTAACAGCTGCAACAGCACCG TTCATTTTCAGGAAGGATTTGACACGATGCCCTGTATTTAGCAAGTTAAAAACTTTGTTACTCAATGAGTGGTGCATTACTAATAACCTTGGTGCATTAATATGCTTTCTCCAGCACTCACCAGTTCTAGAGAAGCTCATTATTCAGTTTGAGCCTCCCGAG ATACATGAGAGATTAGTGGAAATAGGAGCAAGTTATGACCTAAGGAAGCAATCCCTTGTATTGAAGGACCTTAATGTTGAAGTTAgatgtgatgatggtgatgagCGGGTTCACAAAGTCTTGGATGTTTTGGGTTCCTATGGTTTATTCCCTGAGAAATTCAAGATCCAACGACCTCCAAAACTGACTAGGGCCTGA